The window TTCAAGAAGAGAAAGGAGCTGTCGGCGTGCCATGGTGAGCGTCCTTGTCCCGGAGCATGTAGTTTATCAGTATAAAGTAATGGGTAACAATGTTTTCTCATACATATGATTCTGAAGTAATAGAGAGCAGGAAGTGGTAGGCTTAATTTCAGTTAGATAAATAGGTGTACTGCAGCATCATATATTTAGGTAATCCCTTGTAGTTTTCTTTCCAGGTTCATGCTTTATACATCATGTATATATGCCAGCCAGGGAGGTGGATGGTCTCCGCTGCGTCGTGAGCGCCGTCGCCGCCTCTGCGACCACCTTGCTCCGCATAGTAGCATGTGTGAGGAATCGGGGACAAGCGACCACGAGAAGATGGCGTCGGCGGCAACGGCAATGCGCATGTTGCGCGAAGCCTGGTAAGATGGGCGCGGCCTCTCCGCAGGCATTTCAGGATGGCGTGCCCGACGGCTTGGAACGCGCGCGCCCGGCGCACAGGAGGTGTGTCTTGGAGCACGCCGGCGGCAACATGCACCATGAGGTCCCGGAGCAGCCCAACCAGTACAGGAGGAACCCTGCCATTCCATCCTCACCTCTGGTCACAGGTAATCCCCTTCCAGTTCTGAGCAATTTTGTGCATCACAATTTTGTGTGGTACGTTTGTTTTTACCTATTCCAGTTCCGAGCCTTACTTGTTCATATGGTTTCAATTGCCGTCTCTCATGTGACGTTGAGAAAATCACATGTATATGCGTATTTTTTCCTCTGTACCCTGATTTATCTTAGTCCTTATGTCAAAGATACTGGATGTAGTAACAGGTCGACGTACTAACAAATGCAAAGAGAATGGACCTCCTCTTGATTAGCTCAAGAGGACCTGTATAGTGGCTTCATGTAATTTCTTGATTTCCCATAATGATTTTGCTGGCAATTTGTCAGTGTATTTCTAGCTGAAATTGCATGTATATCTTACAAATTTACATTGCAACAAATTAATAAGGAGTATAGAAGCATTTGCATCTATCTAACATATTTGTATGGTATGTTTCAAAAAGCTCAAGGTTAGATATGTACTGCTGTATGAGGCTATCATTAGGATGGAAGACAATTAATGTTAAAATATTGTTTGAATTTCCTTC is drawn from Triticum dicoccoides isolate Atlit2015 ecotype Zavitan chromosome 4A, WEW_v2.0, whole genome shotgun sequence and contains these coding sequences:
- the LOC119285950 gene encoding uncharacterized protein LOC119285950 isoform X2; protein product: MLHLKIKMLIQEEKGAVGVPWEVDGLRCVVSAVAASATTLLRIVACVRNRGQATTRRWRRRQRQCACCAKPGKMGAASPQAFQDGVPDGLERARPAHRRCVLEHAGGNMHHEVPEQPNQYRRNPAIPSSPLVTDFAYSLRWMMMSGATENSELGFTHFSGSSMTTPR
- the LOC119285950 gene encoding uncharacterized protein LOC119285950 isoform X3, with amino-acid sequence MPAREVDGLRCVVSAVAASATTLLRIVACVRNRGQATTRRWRRRQRQCACCAKPGKMGAASPQAFQDGVPDGLERARPAHRRCVLEHAGGNMHHEVPEQPNQYRRNPAIPSSPLVTDFAYSLRWMMMSGATENSELGFTHFSGLECRSSMTTPR
- the LOC119285950 gene encoding uncharacterized protein LOC119285950 isoform X1; this encodes MLHLKIKMLIQEEKGAVGVPWEVDGLRCVVSAVAASATTLLRIVACVRNRGQATTRRWRRRQRQCACCAKPGKMGAASPQAFQDGVPDGLERARPAHRRCVLEHAGGNMHHEVPEQPNQYRRNPAIPSSPLVTDFAYSLRWMMMSGATENSELGFTHFSGLECRSSMTTPR